In a genomic window of Flavobacteriales bacterium:
- a CDS encoding tetratricopeptide repeat protein — translation MKRSLLSTCAMALSAAHLIAQPELDSLRDVLASAADDSMRYEAHLSLFRAHLRRAPDSALFHAEAMRGLAGGRLPLVRAQAENAVGMPLTIMGRHDRALEHYLSAIDLYEQAGDHSATLIIHSSVANAHAALKRYGKAVEHYRIAADGYARTGQPLWQAGMMQELGKAYRDSGQLDSAEACLSRSIDLLTGVGGAHGSIARFELAQLRAMRGDHQAAIPLYREALASMGPSGDAPVRCGMHIGLGHALLAAGRPVEAAEQLRIATEIARSANLTASLADALRAQADAAHAMNDHALAFNLLQEHLAWRDTLYRAEQQQAVADAQERFESARKDTEIAQQRSEVEQRTLLAGIAGAAALIMAIAGLLLLRAYRLRKALTEALGMKNRELEGAIGEKDLLLRELHHRVKNNLQLVGSLLRMQGRRINDPAARDAVRESQDRVRSMALIHQDLYRADDPHGIAMRPYVQKLIQGLIESHGIREDRIRIDPQVDEMRLDVDTAVPIGLILNELLVNAMKHAFPEGRAGRITVALRQSGKELLLEVRDDGVGHPEKTDHEGFGLQLLKNFATRLNATYDMNGSPGTAVRMTIREFKITV, via the coding sequence ATGAAGCGATCGCTCCTTTCGACCTGCGCAATGGCCCTCTCGGCGGCGCACCTGATCGCGCAGCCGGAGCTCGATTCCTTGCGCGACGTGCTGGCAAGCGCCGCAGATGACAGCATGCGTTATGAAGCGCACCTCTCGCTGTTCCGTGCGCATTTGCGACGAGCGCCGGATAGCGCCCTCTTCCATGCGGAAGCCATGCGGGGCCTGGCAGGAGGCCGGTTGCCGCTGGTCCGCGCGCAGGCTGAGAATGCGGTAGGCATGCCGCTCACGATCATGGGCCGCCACGACCGCGCGCTGGAGCACTACCTCTCGGCGATCGACCTTTATGAGCAGGCCGGTGATCACAGTGCGACCTTGATCATCCATAGCAGCGTGGCCAACGCGCATGCTGCACTGAAGCGCTACGGCAAGGCGGTGGAGCACTACCGGATCGCTGCCGATGGTTATGCGAGAACGGGGCAGCCGCTGTGGCAAGCGGGCATGATGCAGGAACTCGGCAAGGCCTACCGCGATTCCGGGCAGCTCGATAGCGCCGAGGCCTGCTTGAGCCGATCCATCGATTTGCTCACGGGTGTTGGCGGCGCACATGGATCCATCGCGCGATTCGAGCTGGCGCAATTGCGCGCGATGCGCGGCGACCATCAAGCCGCCATTCCGCTCTACCGGGAGGCTTTAGCATCAATGGGTCCATCAGGCGACGCCCCGGTCCGCTGCGGCATGCACATCGGCTTGGGCCATGCGCTCCTGGCCGCAGGACGGCCCGTCGAGGCAGCAGAGCAATTGCGTATCGCGACCGAGATCGCCCGCAGTGCGAACCTGACCGCCTCGCTGGCCGATGCGCTGCGCGCCCAAGCCGATGCTGCGCATGCGATGAACGACCATGCACTCGCTTTCAATCTGCTACAGGAACACCTGGCTTGGCGCGATACGCTGTACCGTGCCGAGCAGCAGCAAGCCGTGGCCGATGCACAGGAGCGTTTCGAGAGCGCGCGAAAGGATACGGAGATCGCGCAGCAGCGCTCAGAGGTGGAGCAACGCACGCTCCTGGCAGGGATCGCCGGTGCCGCAGCGCTGATCATGGCCATTGCCGGATTGCTCCTGCTGCGCGCGTACCGTCTGCGCAAAGCGCTCACGGAAGCCTTGGGCATGAAGAATCGGGAGCTCGAAGGCGCGATCGGCGAGAAGGACCTTCTGTTGCGCGAGCTGCACCATCGCGTGAAGAACAACCTGCAACTGGTGGGCAGCCTGCTGCGCATGCAGGGGCGGCGCATCAACGACCCGGCCGCGCGCGATGCCGTTCGCGAGAGCCAGGATCGCGTGCGCAGCATGGCCCTTATCCATCAGGACCTTTATCGTGCCGACGATCCGCACGGGATCGCCATGAGGCCCTATGTGCAGAAGCTGATCCAAGGCCTGATCGAGAGCCATGGGATCAGGGAGGACCGCATCCGCATCGACCCTCAGGTGGATGAGATGCGCCTGGACGTGGATACCGCAGTACCCATCGGACTCATCTTGAACGAACTGCTGGTGAACGCCATGAAGCATGCCTTTCCTGAAGGTCGCGCGGGCCGCATCACCGTGGCACTGCGGCAATCAGGCAAGGAGCTCCTTCTGGAGGTGCGAGACGATGGTGTGGGGCATCCTGAGAAGACGGATCACGAGGGCTTCGGTCTGCAATTGCTGAAGAACTTCGCCACACGGCTGAACGCGACCTACGACATGAATGGCTCACCGGGGACCGCTGTGCGCATGACTATACGCGAATTCAAGATCACTGTATGA
- a CDS encoding DedA family protein, with amino-acid sequence MGFELGPEWATAGLAGLFMASFLAATVLPFSSELVLLAMLAGPWSSIGLWAVASAGNTLGGMSSYGLGRLGDLDRMARWLRADPAKALLWQQRTARYGAWAALLCWLPVIGDPIAIALGLGRARPLPTAVLMLIGKAARYAVVIAAAKGLG; translated from the coding sequence ATGGGATTTGAGCTTGGTCCGGAATGGGCAACGGCCGGTTTGGCGGGATTGTTCATGGCCAGCTTCCTGGCGGCCACGGTGCTCCCCTTCAGCTCCGAGCTGGTGCTGCTGGCCATGCTGGCCGGGCCTTGGAGCAGCATCGGTTTATGGGCCGTGGCGAGCGCCGGCAACACGCTCGGCGGCATGAGCAGCTACGGGCTCGGGCGCTTGGGCGACCTCGATCGCATGGCCCGGTGGCTGCGCGCTGATCCCGCCAAAGCGCTTCTCTGGCAGCAGCGAACAGCGCGCTACGGTGCATGGGCGGCCCTGCTCTGCTGGCTGCCGGTGATCGGCGACCCGATCGCCATCGCACTCGGGTTGGGGCGGGCGAGACCTCTGCCCACGGCGGTCCTCATGCTCATCGGCAAGGCGGCGCGTTATGCCGTGGTGATCGCAGCAGCCAAGGGATTAGGTTGA
- a CDS encoding response regulator, which produces MSMQRARLLVVEDEPLIAADMQAMLEEMGHDVVGVTHNGTTAIALAQQEQPDLALLDIRLHGDPDGIEVAKELTHRLRIPFLFITSHADPATLERVKATKPEGFVIKPFEAADLRAQITIALARIGFGTAKGHLLVRDKGRLVKVRIDDIRYLEADDNYVVIHADGQRYALSATLNSMEERIASAHFVRIHRSYLVDARRITALSEKEVLIEGERLPLGRTHKEAVRAAWVGR; this is translated from the coding sequence ATGAGCATGCAGCGCGCGCGATTGCTAGTCGTTGAGGATGAGCCGCTGATCGCGGCGGATATGCAGGCGATGCTGGAGGAGATGGGGCATGATGTGGTGGGAGTGACGCATAATGGCACAACGGCGATCGCCTTGGCTCAGCAAGAGCAGCCCGATCTCGCGCTGCTCGACATACGGTTGCACGGCGATCCTGACGGTATCGAAGTGGCCAAGGAGCTCACGCATCGATTGCGCATTCCTTTCCTCTTCATCACTTCGCATGCCGACCCGGCCACCTTGGAGCGCGTGAAGGCCACCAAACCCGAAGGATTCGTGATCAAGCCCTTCGAGGCCGCCGACTTGCGCGCGCAGATCACCATCGCATTGGCGCGCATCGGCTTCGGTACGGCCAAGGGTCACCTGCTCGTGCGCGACAAGGGCAGGCTGGTGAAGGTGCGCATCGACGACATCCGCTACTTGGAGGCGGACGACAACTACGTGGTGATCCATGCCGATGGGCAGCGTTACGCGCTCTCGGCTACGCTCAACAGCATGGAAGAGCGCATCGCCTCAGCGCATTTCGTGCGCATCCATAGGAGCTATCTGGTGGATGCCCGAAGGATCACAGCGCTTTCGGAGAAGGAAGTGCTGATTGAGGGCGAACGTTTACCGCTGGGCCGCACGCACAAGGAGGCTGTTCGGGCAGCGTGGGTCGGGCGTTGA
- a CDS encoding biotin carboxylase, which produces MAKKSSKARPASRTGALTKRSFTGWVAGQEATKRTTKARQGGSARRTKPAPPANLLKGISDIRRFFYRNEVPIYFISATNFNLLGADEWIKGFKFITYIDCFDGLHPNLMSPKTEEPHEEFQSIEDINNYLLTHSEVRDYIESRRMSNRSAGKALFLMFDEKTEALAKKAGLEVIFPPAKLRSWLDNKVNTNRVAEKAGVPCVPYVLSPVKHYEHLLSVAQKGKLGNDLVVQTPYGDSGHTTFFIKTKADYDKYAKEIEAEKECKIMKRINCRGAAMEACVTRHGTIVAPLMTELVGFKELTPYKGGWCGNEIFSDTFTPEIRAKARRYARKFGDQLLKEGYKGYFELDFLIDTDNGEIYLGELNPRVTGASSITNHAVFALSDAPLHLFHTLEWMDVPYELNVNTLNRRWAKPENIDTWGQMVIKYTTDDVQRVTEAPRSGIWRMREDGSIYFWRMDTHRRYVEKDNEAFFLRITRPGDWFYEGADMGILVMRGRMMTDDFQLTERSKKWLAAIRRQFKSVAPGASGANGHEHLLEIGGFKMM; this is translated from the coding sequence ATGGCAAAGAAGAGTTCCAAGGCCAGGCCCGCTTCCAGGACCGGGGCCCTCACCAAACGGTCTTTCACCGGCTGGGTCGCAGGCCAGGAAGCCACCAAGCGCACCACCAAGGCCCGTCAAGGCGGAAGCGCGCGCAGAACGAAGCCCGCTCCGCCCGCCAATCTCCTCAAGGGCATCAGCGACATCCGCCGCTTCTTCTACCGCAACGAGGTGCCCATCTACTTCATCAGCGCAACCAACTTCAACCTGCTGGGCGCCGACGAATGGATCAAGGGCTTCAAGTTCATCACCTACATCGATTGCTTCGATGGGCTGCATCCGAACCTGATGAGCCCAAAGACCGAGGAGCCGCACGAGGAATTCCAGAGCATCGAGGACATCAATAACTACCTGCTCACGCACAGCGAGGTGCGCGACTACATCGAGAGCCGGCGGATGAGCAACAGGAGCGCTGGCAAGGCCCTCTTCCTCATGTTCGATGAGAAGACCGAGGCGCTCGCGAAGAAGGCCGGGCTCGAGGTGATCTTCCCGCCCGCCAAGCTCCGCAGCTGGCTGGACAACAAGGTGAACACCAACCGCGTGGCCGAGAAGGCCGGCGTGCCCTGCGTGCCCTACGTGCTCAGTCCGGTGAAGCATTATGAGCACTTGCTGTCGGTGGCCCAGAAAGGCAAGCTCGGCAATGACCTCGTGGTGCAGACCCCCTATGGCGACAGCGGCCACACCACCTTCTTCATCAAGACCAAGGCCGACTACGACAAGTACGCGAAGGAGATCGAAGCGGAGAAGGAATGCAAGATCATGAAGCGCATCAACTGCCGGGGCGCGGCCATGGAGGCCTGCGTCACCCGGCATGGCACCATCGTTGCGCCGCTGATGACGGAACTCGTGGGCTTCAAGGAGCTCACCCCATACAAGGGCGGCTGGTGCGGCAACGAGATCTTCAGCGACACCTTCACGCCGGAGATCCGCGCCAAGGCGCGTCGTTATGCGCGCAAGTTCGGCGACCAGCTCCTGAAGGAAGGCTATAAAGGCTACTTCGAGCTCGACTTCCTCATCGACACCGACAACGGCGAGATCTACCTCGGCGAGCTGAACCCGCGCGTGACCGGCGCGAGCTCCATCACCAACCACGCGGTCTTCGCGCTGAGCGATGCGCCGCTGCATCTCTTCCACACGCTGGAATGGATGGACGTGCCGTACGAGCTGAACGTGAATACGCTGAACCGCCGCTGGGCCAAGCCGGAGAACATCGACACCTGGGGACAGATGGTGATCAAGTACACCACCGACGATGTGCAGCGCGTGACCGAAGCCCCCCGCAGCGGCATCTGGCGCATGCGCGAGGATGGCAGCATCTACTTCTGGCGCATGGACACCCACCGCCGGTACGTGGAGAAGGACAACGAGGCCTTCTTCTTGCGCATTACGCGCCCCGGCGACTGGTTCTACGAAGGCGCCGACATGGGCATCCTAGTGATGCGCGGCCGCATGATGACCGATGACTTCCAACTCACCGAACGCAGCAAGAAGTGGCTGGCGGCGATACGCAGGCAGTTCAAGAGCGTGGCGCCGGGGGCATCAGGTGCGAACGGGCACGAGCATCTGCTGGAGATCGGCGGGTTCAAGATGATGTGA
- a CDS encoding aldehyde dehydrogenase family protein: MPSVATDSLYTPANLINGHRSFEGDGTFNTVVDKYHGTALAKLPNATEAQMEEAIAAAYASREALKRMSAGERSAKLEALAALIAKHEEEIAQLMVNEAGKPIGAARIEVARTITTVRTAAAEALRFWGEVTPMDFGAGAGKTAFTKRFPIGVIAAITPFNFPLNLVLHKVAPAMAVGCPVVLKPSPQSPLCSLVLGKFMEEIGWPKGAFHVLMCGVPVAEKLVKDERVAMLSFTGSDKVGWHLKNICGKKKLALELGGNAAVIIDEGVDLAAAAKTVAIGANVYAGQTCISTQRIYAVKSVFVQFRDLLVKEYAALKSGDPGDASVTVGPIIDKGHFERIGSWVDEAMKGGARLLAGGKASDADRNVYAPTLLTGTRNNMKVSCAEVFGPVAVIEEVADFSAAIAAVNDSTYGLQAGVFTDSVAHMKLAHEELEVGGIIIGNVPGFRIDSMPYGGIKDSGLGREGVKYAMEEMSEPRLLVY, from the coding sequence ATGCCAAGCGTTGCCACCGACTCCCTTTACACACCGGCGAACCTGATCAACGGCCATCGTTCTTTCGAGGGCGATGGCACCTTCAACACCGTCGTTGACAAGTACCACGGCACCGCGTTGGCCAAGCTGCCGAATGCCACGGAGGCGCAGATGGAAGAGGCGATCGCCGCTGCGTACGCGAGTCGTGAAGCGCTGAAGAGGATGAGCGCCGGTGAGCGCAGCGCAAAGCTCGAAGCGCTGGCTGCGTTGATCGCGAAGCACGAAGAGGAGATCGCGCAGTTGATGGTGAATGAGGCGGGCAAGCCCATCGGTGCGGCTCGCATCGAAGTCGCTCGGACCATCACTACGGTGCGCACGGCCGCTGCTGAGGCATTGCGCTTCTGGGGCGAGGTCACGCCCATGGACTTCGGCGCGGGCGCAGGCAAGACGGCCTTCACCAAGCGTTTCCCCATAGGCGTCATCGCCGCGATCACCCCCTTCAACTTCCCGCTGAACCTGGTGCTGCATAAAGTGGCACCCGCCATGGCCGTGGGTTGTCCGGTGGTGCTCAAGCCTTCGCCGCAATCGCCGCTGTGCTCGCTGGTGCTGGGCAAGTTCATGGAGGAGATCGGCTGGCCGAAGGGCGCGTTCCATGTGCTGATGTGCGGCGTGCCTGTAGCCGAGAAGCTCGTGAAGGACGAACGCGTGGCCATGCTCAGCTTCACCGGCAGTGACAAGGTGGGCTGGCACTTGAAGAACATCTGCGGCAAGAAGAAGCTCGCGCTGGAACTTGGCGGTAATGCAGCGGTGATCATCGACGAAGGCGTTGACCTTGCCGCCGCCGCGAAGACCGTGGCCATCGGCGCGAACGTTTATGCGGGCCAGACCTGCATCAGCACGCAGCGCATCTACGCGGTGAAGAGCGTCTTCGTCCAGTTCCGCGACCTGCTCGTGAAGGAATACGCCGCATTGAAGTCGGGCGACCCGGGCGATGCAAGCGTGACCGTAGGCCCCATCATCGACAAAGGGCACTTCGAGCGCATCGGCTCTTGGGTGGATGAAGCGATGAAGGGCGGCGCACGATTGCTCGCAGGAGGGAAGGCCTCCGACGCTGACCGCAACGTGTATGCCCCCACCTTGCTCACCGGAACCAGGAACAACATGAAGGTGAGCTGCGCTGAGGTCTTCGGGCCGGTGGCCGTGATCGAGGAAGTGGCGGACTTCAGCGCGGCCATTGCGGCCGTGAACGATTCAACCTACGGCCTGCAGGCGGGCGTGTTCACCGACTCGGTGGCCCATATGAAGCTGGCGCACGAAGAGCTGGAGGTGGGCGGCATCATCATCGGCAACGTGCCGGGCTTCCGGATCGACAGCATGCCCTACGGCGGCATCAAGGACAGCGGGCTGGGGCGTGAGGGAGTGAAGTACGCGATGGAGGAGATGAGCGAGCCAAGGTTGCTGGTGTACTAG
- a CDS encoding PKD domain-containing protein: MRYPILLPALAFAFTAIAQDEGFRCLANNPAELSRHLAADPGAMVHAVQAKAALDARTGAFARGGGEDYVIPVVFHVIHNNGTENISDAQVQDAVRILNEDYNKLNPDWTSTHPQFIDIVADVGIQFRLAQRDPEGNCTNGITRTQSTQTNLGDFEMTQLIQWPRDRYLNIWVCRYANGAAGYTYYPIWLDGWPEADGIVVRYDYVGSIGTSSAFRSRVLSHEVGHWLNLKHCWGDSNEPGDEANCFMDDDVEDTPLTRGWTSCVLSGASCGSTLDNVQNYMEYSYCGRMFTAGQGDRMLAALTSPIAQRENLWQPANLALTGVDGTGTVCEARFTANRRSVCSGGSVSFSDQSFNGIVQRAWSFPGGEPATSTEAAPTVTYPTTGEYEVTLTVTDANGSSLTRTETAYIRVLPSPGQPVPWNEDFESASILPNDTWEVIDPSLDGGFQLTTSAAYSGTRSARLPNTIFSAGRTDELISNTFDLSGAPGGIVSFRYAYAKRYVADDDELYVYVSANCGDTWLLRKIMRGNTSLLTAGVVPGAFTPTNPEQWRFAQFSNIGANLCTSSFRVRFVFLSNGGNDLYLDDINVQGGLVGIDELPDGQSGVRILLDASAGTADALLNLDRPDRLRFDVLDPLGRVVSQLGPLSLGAGSHRIALPIQGRAAGGYMLRVSGGNRSEAVRFVMP, encoded by the coding sequence ATGCGCTATCCGATTCTCCTTCCTGCCTTGGCCTTTGCCTTCACCGCGATTGCCCAGGATGAGGGCTTCCGTTGCCTGGCCAACAACCCCGCAGAGCTGAGCCGTCACTTGGCTGCTGATCCCGGCGCCATGGTGCACGCCGTCCAAGCCAAGGCCGCGCTCGATGCGCGCACTGGTGCTTTCGCACGCGGCGGAGGCGAGGACTATGTGATCCCGGTGGTCTTCCACGTGATCCACAACAATGGGACAGAGAACATCAGCGATGCCCAGGTACAGGACGCTGTTCGCATCCTTAACGAGGACTACAACAAACTGAACCCGGATTGGACCTCGACGCACCCGCAGTTCATTGACATCGTTGCCGACGTTGGCATTCAGTTCCGCTTGGCTCAACGTGATCCTGAAGGCAATTGCACCAACGGCATCACCCGTACACAGAGCACGCAGACCAATCTGGGGGACTTCGAAATGACCCAGCTGATCCAATGGCCGCGAGACCGCTACCTGAACATCTGGGTATGCCGCTACGCCAACGGAGCGGCGGGCTACACTTATTACCCCATCTGGCTCGATGGCTGGCCAGAGGCCGATGGCATCGTGGTGCGGTATGATTACGTGGGGAGCATCGGGACTTCCTCCGCTTTCCGCTCGCGGGTGCTCAGCCACGAAGTGGGCCACTGGCTCAACCTGAAGCATTGCTGGGGCGATAGCAACGAGCCAGGCGATGAAGCGAATTGCTTCATGGACGACGACGTGGAGGATACCCCCCTCACCCGTGGCTGGACCAGCTGCGTGCTGAGCGGCGCCAGCTGCGGGAGCACGCTGGACAATGTGCAGAACTACATGGAGTACAGCTATTGCGGCCGCATGTTCACCGCTGGGCAGGGCGATCGGATGCTTGCTGCGCTCACTTCGCCGATCGCGCAGCGAGAGAACCTCTGGCAGCCGGCGAACCTGGCGCTCACAGGCGTAGATGGAACCGGCACGGTGTGCGAAGCGCGCTTCACGGCCAACCGTCGCTCGGTGTGCTCGGGCGGGAGCGTGAGCTTCTCCGACCAGAGCTTCAATGGCATCGTGCAGCGCGCATGGAGCTTCCCGGGCGGCGAGCCGGCAACAAGCACCGAGGCGGCGCCGACCGTGACCTACCCAACGACCGGAGAGTACGAGGTCACGCTCACGGTCACTGACGCCAACGGCAGTAGCCTCACCCGAACTGAAACAGCCTACATCCGCGTGCTCCCGAGCCCCGGGCAGCCCGTGCCTTGGAACGAAGACTTCGAATCAGCTTCGATCCTGCCGAATGATACCTGGGAGGTGATTGACCCCAGCCTCGATGGCGGCTTCCAGCTCACCACGTCCGCAGCGTACTCCGGCACGCGAAGCGCTCGCCTGCCCAATACCATCTTCAGCGCAGGCCGCACCGATGAGCTGATCTCGAACACCTTCGACCTGAGCGGCGCGCCCGGCGGCATCGTGAGCTTCCGCTATGCCTACGCCAAGCGGTACGTTGCAGATGATGATGAGCTGTACGTGTACGTCAGTGCGAACTGCGGCGACACTTGGCTGCTGCGCAAGATCATGCGCGGCAACACCAGTTTGCTCACAGCCGGGGTGGTGCCCGGGGCATTCACGCCGACAAATCCCGAGCAGTGGCGCTTCGCGCAATTCTCCAACATCGGCGCGAACCTCTGCACCAGCAGCTTCCGCGTGCGATTCGTGTTCTTGAGCAATGGCGGCAACGACCTCTACCTCGACGACATCAACGTGCAGGGCGGACTGGTCGGAATCGATGAGCTGCCCGATGGGCAATCCGGGGTGCGAATCCTCCTCGATGCTTCAGCCGGAACCGCTGATGCGTTGCTCAACCTGGATCGACCAGACAGGCTTCGATTCGATGTGCTGGACCCCTTGGGTCGCGTCGTCTCGCAGCTAGGACCGCTGTCTTTGGGCGCTGGCAGCCACCGGATCGCCCTGCCCATTCAGGGTCGGGCCGCAGGTGGCTATATGCTCCGGGTAAGTGGCGGGAATCGGAGCGAGGCTGTGCGCTTTGTGATGCCCTGA
- a CDS encoding PKD domain-containing protein produces MRQLSLSLIAALFSFTQSSAQSPVHPCGANDLDKALAGHPDPMGERQRIAQADAELEAFTAQWAAENSGAERVVYTIPVVFHIIHNNGPENISDAQVIDAVRILNEDFNKLNPDWPNVRPDFLPLVADVGVEFKLAKRDPQGNCTNGITRTLSALTNDGTQTMKNLIQWPRNKYLNIWVAASADGAAGYTYRPSSVNNQPTWDGIVILHDYTGAIGTGSVGRSRALTHEVGHWINLAHTWGNSNTPGDEDNCGMDDSVQDTPNTIGWTYCAINGTSCGSLDNVENYMEYSYCCKMFTEGQKTRMIAALNSGTAQRNQLHTASNLAATGANDAPTLCQAAFGSSARLVCAGSPITFTDLSFHGVTGWQWDFPGATPATAEEAQATVTYSEPGVYPVSLTVSDGTANLTTTANAYITVLANPGEEAPVTEGFESLSALNGPEWFTLNGNNDNTFQLTSTAAYTGAKSVRVLNTTAMAGNTDELLSRTFDLIDAEAVSISFRWAYARRSTSTDDILSLHISNDCGENWLLRRIMRGSTTLPTAPATTSSFVPNGPEQWGQTTVTNIGATSHIANFRFKFVFESDGGNNLYIDDINLNGMPVGVEELSAGGALQVLPNPAQGQARVRIELPHAAPVRLQLADATGRQVLHMDLGTRSGEVLHPIPLHGLAPGTYLIRAEVDGAPSVVRLIID; encoded by the coding sequence ATGCGCCAACTTTCACTCTCGCTGATCGCTGCATTATTCAGCTTCACCCAATCCTCGGCGCAATCACCTGTGCATCCGTGCGGTGCCAATGACCTGGACAAGGCCTTGGCCGGCCACCCCGATCCCATGGGCGAGCGCCAGCGCATTGCTCAAGCCGATGCTGAACTCGAGGCCTTCACGGCGCAATGGGCTGCTGAGAACAGTGGGGCCGAGCGCGTGGTGTACACGATCCCCGTGGTCTTCCACATCATCCACAACAACGGGCCGGAGAACATCAGCGATGCGCAGGTCATCGATGCCGTGCGCATCCTGAACGAGGACTTCAACAAGCTGAATCCCGATTGGCCGAACGTGCGGCCCGATTTCCTTCCACTGGTGGCTGATGTGGGCGTTGAATTCAAGCTGGCCAAGCGCGATCCCCAAGGCAATTGCACCAACGGCATCACACGCACGCTGAGCGCCCTCACCAACGACGGCACGCAGACCATGAAGAACCTGATCCAGTGGCCGCGCAACAAGTACCTAAACATCTGGGTAGCCGCCAGCGCCGATGGTGCTGCCGGCTACACCTACCGCCCGAGCTCGGTGAACAACCAGCCCACTTGGGACGGCATCGTGATCCTGCACGATTACACCGGTGCTATCGGCACGGGCAGCGTGGGCCGCAGCCGGGCGCTTACGCACGAGGTAGGGCACTGGATCAACCTCGCGCACACTTGGGGCAACAGCAACACTCCGGGCGATGAGGACAACTGCGGCATGGATGACAGCGTGCAGGATACGCCCAACACGATCGGATGGACCTATTGCGCGATCAACGGCACCAGCTGCGGCTCGCTGGACAATGTGGAGAACTACATGGAGTACAGCTATTGCTGCAAGATGTTCACCGAAGGCCAGAAGACCCGGATGATCGCCGCGCTCAACAGCGGCACCGCGCAGCGCAACCAATTGCACACCGCATCCAATCTCGCAGCTACAGGAGCGAACGATGCGCCGACGCTTTGCCAGGCCGCCTTCGGGAGCAGCGCCCGTCTGGTGTGCGCCGGCTCTCCGATAACCTTCACCGATCTCAGCTTCCACGGGGTCACCGGTTGGCAGTGGGATTTCCCAGGCGCCACGCCGGCCACAGCGGAAGAAGCGCAGGCCACCGTCACCTACTCCGAGCCCGGAGTTTATCCGGTGAGCCTGACAGTATCGGACGGAACGGCCAACCTGACGACCACGGCGAACGCGTACATCACCGTGCTCGCCAATCCCGGGGAGGAAGCGCCGGTGACCGAAGGCTTCGAGTCGCTCTCTGCCCTCAATGGCCCGGAGTGGTTCACCTTGAACGGGAACAACGACAACACCTTCCAATTGACCAGCACGGCCGCGTACACCGGCGCCAAGAGCGTCCGGGTGCTGAACACAACGGCCATGGCCGGGAACACGGACGAGCTCCTCTCACGCACATTCGACCTGATTGATGCCGAGGCCGTGTCCATCTCCTTCCGATGGGCATACGCCCGCCGCAGCACCAGTACGGACGACATCCTGAGCCTGCACATCAGCAACGATTGCGGAGAGAACTGGCTGCTGCGCCGGATCATGCGCGGAAGCACCACGCTTCCCACGGCGCCTGCCACCACCAGCAGTTTCGTTCCCAATGGCCCCGAGCAATGGGGGCAAACCACGGTCACGAACATCGGCGCCACCAGCCACATCGCCAACTTCCGCTTCAAGTTCGTGTTCGAGAGCGATGGCGGCAACAACCTGTACATCGACGACATCAACCTCAATGGCATGCCGGTGGGCGTTGAGGAGCTCTCCGCAGGCGGGGCCCTGCAGGTGCTGCCCAACCCCGCTCAAGGGCAGGCACGCGTGCGCATCGAACTTCCCCATGCAGCGCCAGTGCGCCTGCAGCTTGCCGATGCCACGGGCCGCCAAGTGCTCCATATGGACCTGGGCACACGGAGCGGCGAAGTGCTGCACCCGATACCACTGCATGGCCTGGCTCCGGGCACGTACTTGATTCGCGCTGAAGTGGATGGCGCACCCTCGGTGGTTCGGCTGATCATTGACTAG